In the Wyeomyia smithii strain HCP4-BCI-WySm-NY-G18 chromosome 2, ASM2978416v1, whole genome shotgun sequence genome, one interval contains:
- the LOC129721465 gene encoding uncharacterized protein LOC129721465 encodes MNSLRCVQANLHHAKGASGVLCRRFAKEQLAAAFIHEPWINESKVLGLNAPNEFIQRDVVAVTVEVPTTRGKQEMVVASAYFPGDQGDIPPPEVAALVRYCKAISMP; translated from the exons atgaacagccttcgctgcgtgcaagcgaatctccatcacgcaaaaggcgcctcgggtgttctttgcaggagattcgccaaagagcagctagcggctgcattcatccacgagccgtggatcaacgaatccaaagttctcggacttaacgctcctaacg aatttatccaacgcgacgtcgttgccgtcacggttgaagtaccgacaaccagaggaaagcaggaaatggttgtcgcgtcggcctacttcccgggcgaccaaggtgatattccgccacccgaagttgctgcgctcgtgcggtactgcaaggccatcagtatgccgtga